One region of Oculatellaceae cyanobacterium genomic DNA includes:
- a CDS encoding serine/threonine-protein kinase, with amino-acid sequence MVYCLNLSCNNTLNPDAHKFCQNCGLPLLLRNRYRIIKPLGSGGFGRTYQAEDIDCMNAACVVKQFSPSSEIKADKTALKKAQELFNQEAERLFQLGEHSQVPRLLAYFEQNQSLYLVQELIDGHDLRQELIQQGAFSEQKIQQLLSDLLPLLKIVHEHGVIHRDIKPENIMRRRKDGKLVLIDFGVSKQVTGTSLSQGTTVGTPGYAPIEQLRGQAFPASDLYSLGVTCIALLTNCLPRNDGSNNLYDALASRWIWRERLPQGSSLNPMLAQVLDKLLQEFVKDRYQSAAEVMHDLSDDLTSEIGLDYSKLRDLLALGKWREADLETRALMLKAASRLKEGWLTLADFNKFPIHDIHTINQLWSKYSKGRKPQVATTILRSITDDLSSEVGIDYTYLRGLLAAGNWQEADAETVNLMLSASGRKKEGWIDLNSIRSFPCADLRTLNRLWLKYSNGHFGFSVQKSIWESVGGNVDADVKIYKQFCDRIGWYTKGDIFYYSNLTFDLSAPKGHLPSGRAGDIALLTRIIGKFGGFGVERVTSLVCRLESCGIK; translated from the coding sequence ATGGTGTACTGCCTTAATCTTAGCTGTAACAATACCCTAAACCCTGACGCGCATAAATTTTGTCAAAACTGCGGTTTACCACTGTTACTCAGGAATCGCTACCGCATAATTAAACCGCTTGGTAGCGGTGGTTTTGGTAGAACTTATCAGGCAGAAGATATAGATTGCATGAATGCTGCCTGTGTAGTAAAACAATTTTCACCATCTTCAGAAATTAAAGCCGATAAAACGGCACTCAAGAAAGCTCAAGAACTGTTTAACCAAGAAGCAGAGAGACTGTTTCAACTTGGAGAACATTCTCAAGTACCCAGGCTATTAGCGTACTTTGAACAAAATCAGAGTTTGTACCTAGTACAAGAGTTAATTGACGGACATGATTTACGTCAAGAATTAATTCAGCAGGGGGCTTTTAGTGAACAAAAAATTCAGCAATTATTGAGTGATTTACTGCCCCTTCTTAAAATTGTGCATGAACACGGGGTAATTCACCGAGATATTAAGCCAGAAAATATCATGCGCCGTCGCAAGGATGGCAAGTTAGTATTAATAGATTTTGGTGTATCCAAGCAAGTCACAGGAACAAGTCTTAGTCAAGGTACAACAGTTGGTACACCTGGATATGCACCCATAGAACAACTACGCGGTCAAGCTTTTCCAGCTAGTGACCTCTACAGTTTAGGCGTTACCTGCATTGCTTTATTAACGAATTGTCTGCCCAGAAATGATGGTTCTAATAATCTTTATGATGCCCTAGCAAGCCGTTGGATATGGAGAGAACGTTTACCTCAAGGCTCTAGTTTGAATCCCATGTTAGCGCAAGTTTTAGATAAATTACTACAAGAGTTTGTAAAAGATCGTTATCAGTCTGCGGCGGAAGTTATGCACGATCTTAGTGATGATTTAACTTCCGAAATAGGTTTAGATTATAGTAAATTAAGAGATTTATTAGCATTAGGAAAATGGCGCGAAGCTGATTTAGAAACTAGGGCGTTAATGCTAAAAGCAGCTAGTAGATTAAAAGAAGGTTGGCTGACATTAGCAGATTTTAATAAGTTTCCTATTCACGATATACATACTATTAACCAACTTTGGAGTAAATATAGTAAAGGTCGTAAGCCTCAAGTAGCTACGACTATCTTAAGATCCATTACTGATGATTTAAGTTCAGAAGTAGGAATAGATTATACTTATCTACGAGGTCTATTAGCCGCAGGAAATTGGCAAGAAGCTGATGCAGAAACGGTAAATTTAATGCTTAGTGCATCAGGTAGAAAAAAAGAAGGTTGGATTGATTTAAATAGTATTAGAAGCTTTCCCTGTGCTGACTTGCGTACTCTTAATAGATTGTGGTTGAAGTATAGTAATGGACACTTTGGGTTTAGTGTTCAAAAAAGTATTTGGGAGAGTGTTGGGGGAAATGTAGATGCTGATGTGAAAATTTATAAACAATTTTGCGATCGCATCGGCTGGTATACCAAAGGAGACATTTTTTACTACTCTAATCTTACTTTCGATCTGAGTGCGCCAAAAGGACATTTACCCTCTGGTCGTGCTGGAGATATTGCTTTATTAACTAGGATAATTGGTAAATTTGGTGGTTTTGGAGTAGAAAGGGTAACTTCTTTAGTTTGTAGGTTAGAAAGTTGTGGAATTAAGTAA
- a CDS encoding aminotransferase class V-fold PLP-dependent enzyme: MKIETLAVHAGHSIDSTTGAVVQPIYLSTTFERSKDGSYPQGYDYIRSNNPNREALERCLCELEGGVAAAAFSSGSAATMSVFQALQPGNHIIAPNDAYSGTSLLLRELVAPWGLEVSFVDLTNLGEVQEALQPNTRLIWVETPSNPLLKITDIVKIAAIAHQANALCVCDNTWATPIGQNPLKLGADLVVHSTTKYLGGHSDVLGGVVVTKVEDEFFKKIKSIQKIGGAVASPFDCWLVMRGIQTLPYRMRGHTDNAVKVANFLNNHPQVEAVHYPGLKQHLGHEIAASQMQLFGGMLSFQVKGGRERAFAVAAKTILFTRATSLGGVESFIEHRASIEGVGTRTPENLLRVSIGLEHADDLIDDLNQALG, translated from the coding sequence ATGAAAATTGAAACGTTGGCAGTCCATGCTGGACATAGTATTGATTCTACGACAGGTGCGGTAGTACAACCAATTTATCTTTCTACTACTTTTGAACGTTCAAAAGATGGAAGTTACCCTCAAGGCTATGATTACATTCGTAGTAATAACCCCAACCGAGAAGCTTTAGAAAGATGCCTTTGTGAATTGGAGGGGGGAGTTGCGGCGGCGGCTTTTTCTTCGGGTTCGGCTGCAACAATGAGTGTTTTTCAGGCTTTACAACCAGGGAATCATATTATTGCACCTAATGATGCTTATTCTGGGACTTCGTTACTGTTGCGAGAACTTGTTGCGCCTTGGGGTTTGGAAGTTAGTTTTGTAGATTTAACTAATCTCGGTGAAGTACAGGAAGCTCTTCAACCGAATACACGACTAATTTGGGTAGAAACGCCCTCGAATCCGCTACTGAAAATTACTGATATTGTTAAAATTGCTGCGATCGCACATCAAGCTAATGCTCTGTGCGTGTGTGATAATACTTGGGCAACACCAATAGGACAAAACCCTTTAAAACTAGGCGCTGACTTAGTTGTTCACTCTACAACTAAGTATTTAGGTGGACACAGCGATGTGTTAGGTGGTGTTGTAGTTACGAAGGTTGAAGATGAGTTTTTTAAGAAAATTAAGAGTATCCAAAAAATTGGTGGTGCTGTTGCTTCTCCCTTCGATTGTTGGTTAGTAATGCGGGGGATTCAAACTTTACCTTATCGGATGCGTGGTCACACAGACAATGCCGTTAAAGTTGCTAATTTTTTGAACAACCACCCTCAAGTTGAAGCTGTTCATTATCCAGGTTTAAAACAACATCTAGGGCATGAAATTGCCGCTTCTCAAATGCAGCTTTTTGGTGGAATGCTATCTTTTCAAGTTAAAGGTGGACGGGAAAGAGCTTTTGCTGTTGCTGCAAAAACTATTTTATTTACTAGAGCAACAAGTTTAGGTGGGGTAGAAAGTTTTATTGAACACCGAGCATCAATTGAAGGAGTCGGAACAAGAACTCCTGAAAATTTGTTACGAGTTTCAATTGGTTTAGAACACGCTGATGATTTGATTGATGATTTGAATCAAGCTTTAGGTTAG
- the uvrC gene encoding excinuclease ABC subunit UvrC: protein MTSSTEFLPLIKNPEHLEKRLKEIPSEPGVYFMRDKSDRILYIGKSKKLRSRVRSYFRDSQSLSPRIAMMVRQVAEIEFIVTDTESEALALEANLVKQHQPYFNVLLKDDKKYPYVLITWSEAYPRIFITRNRRLAKEKDKYYGPYVDSGLLRRTLHIVKRLFPLRQRPQPLFKDRPCLNYDLGRCPGVCQQLISPEDYRKTIQKIAMVFQGRNSELVDVLTAQMEKAAEDLNFEQAARIRDQIGGLKSLTADQKVSLPNDTVSRDAIALAADEKHACIQLFQIRAGKLVGRLGFVAEVPAFQGLQTTPSPNSGNTEQQPPLSIDGEKLGGMGLPEGGFLGAILQRVLEEHYQNAESVEIPSEILVQHELPDGEMLGEFLTERKGRKVSIIAPQRQTKAELIEMVERNAEYELARMQKLGDRNTEATQDLADILDLAELPRRIEGYDISHIQGSNAVASQVVFIDGLPAKQHYRHYKIRNPEVKIGHSDDFASLAEVISRRFRKYAEDPQLPRVGNPDFPDLIMIDGGKGQLSSVVAILQEMNLLEDLRVVSLAKQREEIFLPGESLPLETNAEQPGVQLLRRLRDEAHRFAVTFHRQQRSDKLKRSRLDEIPGLGFNRQKQLLAHFRSIDYIREASPEQLAKAPGIGSHLAQEIYNYFHPST, encoded by the coding sequence GTGACATCTTCTACTGAATTTCTACCTTTAATTAAAAATCCAGAGCATCTGGAGAAACGCCTGAAGGAAATACCCTCGGAACCAGGGGTTTATTTCATGCGCGATAAAAGCGATCGCATCTTATATATAGGTAAGTCGAAAAAATTGCGATCGCGCGTTCGTTCCTATTTCCGCGACTCCCAAAGCCTTAGTCCCCGCATCGCCATGATGGTGCGACAAGTGGCGGAAATTGAGTTTATTGTTACAGATACTGAATCAGAAGCTTTAGCACTAGAAGCTAATCTTGTCAAGCAACATCAACCTTATTTTAATGTGTTGCTGAAAGATGACAAGAAATATCCTTACGTTTTAATTACTTGGTCGGAAGCATATCCACGCATATTTATCACCCGCAATCGCCGTTTAGCTAAAGAAAAAGATAAATATTATGGCCCTTATGTAGATTCAGGTTTATTACGCAGAACATTACATATAGTTAAACGTCTTTTTCCATTGCGACAAAGACCACAACCTTTATTTAAAGATCGTCCTTGTCTTAACTATGATTTAGGTCGTTGTCCAGGTGTTTGTCAACAATTAATTTCACCAGAAGATTATCGTAAAACTATTCAAAAAATAGCGATGGTCTTCCAAGGACGTAATAGTGAACTGGTGGATGTTTTGACTGCTCAAATGGAAAAAGCAGCAGAAGATTTAAACTTTGAGCAAGCTGCACGGATTCGCGATCAAATTGGTGGTTTAAAGTCGTTAACTGCGGATCAAAAAGTATCACTGCCTAATGATACTGTTTCGCGGGATGCGATCGCTCTAGCTGCTGACGAGAAACACGCCTGTATTCAATTGTTCCAAATTCGCGCAGGTAAATTAGTTGGACGGTTAGGATTTGTTGCGGAAGTGCCAGCTTTTCAGGGGTTACAGACAACTCCATCCCCTAACAGTGGGAATACAGAACAGCAACCCCCCCTCTCCATTGACGGGGAGAAGTTAGGGGGGATGGGTTTGCCAGAAGGCGGGTTCCTGGGTGCTATTTTGCAGCGAGTGTTAGAAGAACATTATCAAAATGCTGAGTCTGTAGAAATTCCCTCAGAAATTTTGGTGCAGCATGAGTTACCAGATGGTGAGATGCTAGGGGAGTTTTTAACAGAACGTAAAGGGCGTAAAGTTAGCATTATTGCACCGCAACGGCAAACCAAGGCAGAATTAATTGAAATGGTGGAGCGCAATGCCGAGTATGAATTAGCGCGAATGCAAAAATTAGGCGATCGCAACACCGAAGCTACTCAAGATTTAGCTGATATCCTAGACTTAGCAGAATTACCGCGCCGAATTGAAGGTTACGACATTTCCCATATTCAAGGATCAAATGCAGTAGCTTCTCAGGTAGTGTTTATTGATGGCTTACCTGCAAAACAACACTATCGCCACTATAAGATTAGAAATCCTGAAGTTAAAATTGGTCATTCTGATGACTTTGCCAGTTTAGCAGAAGTAATTAGCCGTCGCTTCCGTAAGTACGCAGAAGATCCACAATTGCCGCGAGTAGGAAATCCTGATTTTCCCGATCTAATTATGATTGATGGTGGTAAAGGTCAGTTATCATCTGTTGTCGCAATTTTACAAGAGATGAACTTATTAGAAGACTTGCGTGTAGTTAGTTTAGCCAAGCAGCGAGAAGAAATATTTCTACCTGGTGAATCATTACCACTGGAAACTAATGCAGAGCAACCAGGAGTACAATTGTTGCGAAGATTAAGGGATGAAGCACACAGATTTGCTGTAACTTTCCACCGTCAGCAAAGAAGTGATAAATTAAAGCGATCGCGCTTAGATGAAATCCCTGGATTAGGCTTCAATCGCCAAAAGCAACTTTTAGCTCATTTCCGTTCAATTGATTACATCCGTGAAGCTTCCCCAGAACAACTAGCAAAAGCACCTGGAATTGGCTCACATTTAGCTCAAGAAATTTACAACTATTTCCATCCTTCTACATAA
- a CDS encoding dienelactone hydrolase family protein: protein MKEITRRKFIATATLATGFAIAVPPILAQVINTDDQGLIAGEVKIPVQDGKIPAYRAMPAKGNNFPTVLVIQEIFGVHEHLQDICRRFAKLGYLAIAPELFIRQGDVSKLSSIDEIRPIVAKVPDAQVLSDLDATVNWAVKSCRGHAERLGITGFCWGGRITWLYAAHNPQVKAGVAWYGRLVGDATEITPKHPIDIASTLKTPVLGLYGGKDTGIPLDTVEQMRSRLQSGSSQSEIIVYPDAPHAFFADYRPSYRETEAKDGWQRLQAWFKKSGV from the coding sequence ATGAAAGAAATCACACGCCGCAAATTCATTGCAACAGCAACATTAGCAACGGGATTTGCAATAGCAGTGCCACCCATTCTTGCTCAAGTAATTAATACTGACGATCAGGGATTGATAGCAGGTGAAGTAAAGATTCCCGTTCAAGACGGCAAAATTCCTGCTTATAGAGCGATGCCTGCTAAGGGAAATAATTTTCCAACCGTCCTAGTAATTCAGGAAATTTTTGGTGTACACGAGCATCTTCAGGATATTTGCCGTCGCTTTGCTAAGTTGGGGTATTTAGCGATCGCACCTGAATTATTTATACGTCAAGGCGATGTCTCAAAGTTAAGTTCTATCGACGAAATCCGTCCAATTGTAGCTAAAGTACCAGATGCACAAGTGTTATCTGATCTTGATGCCACAGTAAACTGGGCAGTAAAATCATGTAGGGGTCATGCTGAACGGTTGGGGATTACAGGGTTTTGTTGGGGTGGTCGCATTACCTGGCTTTACGCAGCACACAACCCCCAAGTCAAAGCTGGTGTAGCCTGGTACGGACGGCTAGTGGGTGACGCTACCGAAATAACACCAAAACATCCCATTGATATTGCCTCTACCTTGAAAACACCAGTGCTGGGACTTTACGGCGGTAAGGATACAGGCATTCCTCTTGATACAGTAGAACAGATGCGATCGCGCTTACAATCGGGCAGTAGTCAATCTGAAATTATTGTTTACCCTGATGCCCCTCACGCCTTCTTTGCAGACTATCGCCCCTCCTATCGCGAAACAGAAGCCAAGGATGGTTGGCAACGTCTCCAGGCATGGTTTAAAAAATCTGGGGTGTAA
- a CDS encoding PIN domain-containing protein, giving the protein MNVSLKRIFLDTNIFIIGDADKQSQESRILEAFGYRAKPPLFNTEVILSDELLDQIRRVSKYLYGKEQAGQVIANLWRWLNIFYVPSTVNWNDDKLQLINTNTIPSEDIEIYLSAKYGRANCFVSGNRKLISAIADFDCLTPEAFIQKYLEL; this is encoded by the coding sequence GTGAATGTTTCCCTAAAACGCATTTTTTTAGATACTAATATCTTTATCATTGGGGATGCAGACAAGCAAAGTCAAGAAAGCAGAATTTTAGAAGCATTTGGTTATCGAGCTAAACCTCCGCTTTTCAATACAGAGGTTATACTTTCAGATGAACTTCTTGACCAAATCCGCAGAGTAAGCAAATATCTGTACGGAAAAGAACAAGCAGGTCAAGTTATCGCTAATTTGTGGCGTTGGCTTAATATCTTCTACGTTCCTTCTACAGTAAACTGGAATGACGACAAATTGCAGTTGATTAATACTAATACTATCCCCTCAGAAGACATTGAAATTTATCTTTCTGCTAAATACGGTAGAGCAAATTGTTTTGTATCAGGAAATAGGAAATTAATTTCAGCAATTGCAGATTTTGATTGTTTAACTCCAGAAGCATTTATTCAGAAATATCTGGAATTATAA
- a CDS encoding LL-diaminopimelate aminotransferase, with protein MQFSQRLQPLQANVFADMDQAKARARAAGQDIIDLSLGSSDLPSADHVIAAIQSSLSDTSTHGYLLFHGTQSFRQAAANWYTQKFGVSVDPETEVVSLIGSQEGTAHLPLAILNPGDFALLLDPGYPSHAGGVYLAGGQIYPMPITEENGFLPVFEEIPTPVLAQAKMMVLSYPHNPTSAIAPLSFFQKAVAFCKQHDLVLVHDFPYADLVFSEGVAPSILQADPDKSVSIEFFTMSKSYNMGGFRVGYAIGNPQLIKALRQIKAVVDFNQYRGILNGAIAALTGSQTQVQQAVATFQTRRDAFIEALHKIGWQVPTPVATMYIWAKLPERWSHNSIEFCTQMVEKTGVAASPGAGFGKSGEGYVRFALVHEPPILQKAVEKIAEFMEK; from the coding sequence ATGCAATTTTCCCAGCGTTTACAACCCCTGCAAGCGAATGTGTTTGCAGATATGGATCAGGCGAAGGCTAGAGCTAGAGCCGCCGGACAAGATATTATTGACTTATCATTAGGTTCTTCTGACTTACCATCAGCAGATCATGTAATTGCTGCTATTCAATCATCTTTATCTGACACTAGCACTCACGGTTATTTGCTATTTCATGGTACGCAAAGTTTCCGGCAAGCTGCGGCTAACTGGTATACACAAAAGTTTGGTGTTTCAGTTGACCCAGAAACAGAGGTTGTCTCTCTGATCGGTTCGCAAGAAGGAACTGCTCATTTACCATTAGCAATATTAAATCCAGGTGATTTTGCTTTACTTTTAGATCCTGGTTATCCTTCCCATGCAGGGGGCGTTTACTTGGCTGGTGGTCAAATTTACCCGATGCCGATAACCGAGGAAAATGGGTTTTTACCTGTATTTGAGGAGATACCAACCCCAGTATTAGCACAAGCAAAGATGATGGTGTTGAGTTATCCTCATAATCCTACAAGCGCGATCGCACCTTTATCATTTTTCCAAAAAGCAGTAGCCTTTTGTAAACAACACGATCTTGTTTTAGTTCACGATTTCCCTTATGCAGATTTAGTATTTAGCGAAGGTGTTGCACCTTCAATTCTGCAAGCTGACCCAGATAAAAGTGTTTCGATTGAGTTCTTTACTATGTCGAAATCCTACAATATGGGAGGATTTCGGGTGGGTTATGCAATTGGTAATCCTCAATTAATTAAGGCTTTGCGACAAATCAAAGCAGTGGTGGATTTTAATCAATATAGAGGGATTTTAAATGGCGCGATCGCAGCTTTAACTGGCTCACAAACCCAAGTACAACAAGCAGTTGCTACATTCCAAACCCGACGCGATGCGTTTATAGAAGCTTTACATAAAATCGGCTGGCAAGTTCCCACACCAGTTGCCACCATGTACATTTGGGCAAAGCTACCTGAACGTTGGAGTCATAATTCTATAGAATTTTGCACTCAAATGGTAGAAAAAACCGGAGTTGCAGCTTCGCCTGGGGCGGGTTTTGGTAAATCTGGCGAAGGTTATGTACGGTTTGCTTTAGTACATGAACCGCCAATTTTGCAGAAAGCTGTTGAGAAAATTGCTGAATTTATGGAAAAGTAG